CCCGCCTTGGCCGCGATACCGGCGAGGTTCTGGACGCGTTCCTGGATCTTGCCCTGACCGCCGAGCAGGATGGACGCGCCGGGCTCGACGCGTTCCTTGCCGACCTTGCCGCAAGCCCCCCGGTCGTGCGCCGGGAGATGACGCCGCTGAAGGGCGAGGTCCGCATCATGACGGTGCATGCCGCCAAGGGGCTGGAAGCACCCGCGGTCTTTCTGGTCGACCCCGGTTCGGAGCCGTTCACCACCAGCCATGCCGCGCGCCTGATCGAGTGGGAGGGCATGCCGGGGCAACCATCCGAAAGCCAGCCCGGCTTTCTCTGGTGTCCCGACAGATCGTGCCGCAACGCCGAGATCGAAAGGCTGGCGGCGCTGGAGCGCGCGCGGGCGGAAGACGAGTATCGCCGCCTTCTTTACGTGGGCTTGACGCGCGCGGCCGACCGCCTCGTCGTCTGCGGCTATTCCGGTGTCAGGGAGCCGAGTGCCGAGAGTTGGTCCGCCCATGTCCGGGACAGCCTCGGCGACGCCGCCGAGGCGATTCTCGACCCCTCCGGCGCGGTCGTCGCCTGGCGCATCGGGGCACCGCCGCAGGGCAGGATGGCGGACGTGGCCGTGTCTGCGCCGGCCCATCCCACGGCTATGGACCTGTCCCCGTTGCCGGCCGAGGAGATCGGCCCCCGCCCGCTGACGCCCTCGACGGCCGGCGGCCAGACGATCGAACGCTTCGAAGGGCCGGCATGGCGCTCGCCGGTCCTGGACGGGCCGGCCGATCCGGCCACCGCGCTCCTGCGCGGACAACTGGCCCACCGCCTGCTGCAGGTCCTGCCCGACCTCGCCGACGACGCGCGGACCGAGGCCGCCCGCAGCTATGTCGCGCGATCCGCACCCGCCTGGCCGGCGGAGGAGCGCGAAAAGTTGATCGAGGAGGTGAACGCCGTGCTGCGGGAGCCGGCATTCGCCCCCATCTTCGCGCCGGCCAGCCGCGCCGAGGTCGCGATTGCCGGAACGGTCGAGCTCGATGGTCGACGCCTGCCGGTGAATGGCCTGATCGACCGCCTGGCCGTGGAGGCGGACCGCGTCCTTCTGGTGGACTACAAGACCAACCGCCCCGTCCCGCGGGATGCCGCCGCCATTCCGCAGGCTCATCGCCGGCAGATGGCGCTCTATGCGGCCTTGCTGGCCCCGCTGTTTCCGGACCGGCGGATCGAGGCCGCGCTGCTGTATACCGAAGGGCCGGTGCTGCACCGTCTGGACCCGGAGGCGCTGTCGCTCGGGCCACCTGCTTGAACGCGGCCATGCGAGGTTCTAACTATGGGACAGGCCCGGCGGCATGCGCGCAGAATCGTCGCGTGCCACCGGCAGTTGCAATCAACCGGCGCCGCCCCGTCGGGCCGGCGCGAAGTGGAGCCCCAAATGGCTACGAAGAAAACCGACAAAGCGTCTTTCCAGGCCGATGTTCTTCAGGCGTCCAAGCCTGTCGTCGTCGACTTCTGGGCCGAATGGTGCGGCCCCTGCAAGATGATTGCCCCCAGCCTCGAGGAAATCTCGGAAGAAAACGACGCTGTCCAGATCGTCAAGGTCAACATCGACGACAATCCGGATCTGGCTGCGCAGTTCGGTGTGCGGTCCATTCCGACGCTGATGCTGTTCAAGGATGGCCAGCAGGCATCCGTGCAGGTCGGCGCGGCGCCCAAGTCCAAGCTCGTCGCCTGGATCAATTCCAACCTGTCGGCATGAACGCACCGTTCACACGCGATTCGACAACCCGCCGCGCAACGGCGGGTTGTTTCTTTTTGACGCCGCGCTAATCACTCTCCGTGGCGCACGCCGTTTCGGATGCAGCGCCGTGTCTCGGGGACGTACAGCATGCCAGAACAGACATCCTCCGCCTTCGGCCGCTTCCTCCTGCGGTTCATCGGTATCGTCGTCATCATCGCC
This genomic window from Aureimonas sp. OT7 contains:
- the trxA gene encoding thioredoxin, which translates into the protein MATKKTDKASFQADVLQASKPVVVDFWAEWCGPCKMIAPSLEEISEENDAVQIVKVNIDDNPDLAAQFGVRSIPTLMLFKDGQQASVQVGAAPKSKLVAWINSNLSA